Proteins encoded by one window of Vitreimonas flagellata:
- the rlmN gene encoding 23S rRNA (adenine(2503)-C(2))-methyltransferase RlmN encodes MQHHPHNAAMSVALPSLAGLSKPALAEKLVAIGVEPKKARMRAEQLWRWIYHYGVTDFAAMTNVAKELRATLAEHYTLARPEIVTQQISTDGTRKWLIRLGPGTEAEAVFIPGVGKAGALCVSSQVGCTLNCTFCHTGTQKLVRNLTAAEIVTQAMIARDALGEWPTQERPLNDGDRELTNIVFMGMGEPLYNLDNVAEAIDTISDGDGISIGRRRITVSTAGVTPKIKELGERTGAMLAISLHATNDELRNQLVPLNKKYNLEELFAAIRSYPSLGNAKRVTFEYVMLKGVNDSLPEAKALVKLLAGVPAKINLIPFNPWPGTNYECSDWATIEAFAEVLNRAGYSSPIRTPRGRDILAACGQLRSESIKQRASERLKAEAEAAQ; translated from the coding sequence ATGCAGCATCATCCCCATAACGCCGCCATGAGCGTTGCTCTGCCCTCTCTCGCCGGGCTTTCCAAGCCGGCTTTGGCTGAAAAGCTTGTCGCCATTGGCGTCGAGCCGAAGAAGGCGCGCATGCGCGCCGAACAGCTGTGGCGTTGGATTTACCATTATGGCGTCACCGATTTCGCGGCGATGACCAATGTCGCCAAGGAATTGCGCGCAACGCTCGCGGAGCACTACACGCTCGCGCGCCCGGAAATCGTCACCCAGCAGATCAGCACCGACGGCACGCGCAAATGGCTGATCCGTTTGGGGCCGGGCACCGAAGCGGAAGCCGTGTTCATTCCGGGCGTCGGCAAGGCGGGTGCGCTCTGCGTATCGAGCCAAGTCGGCTGCACGCTGAATTGCACCTTCTGCCACACCGGCACGCAAAAGCTGGTGCGCAATCTGACCGCCGCCGAGATCGTCACGCAGGCGATGATCGCGCGCGATGCGCTCGGCGAATGGCCGACGCAAGAGCGCCCGCTCAATGACGGCGACCGTGAGCTCACGAACATTGTGTTCATGGGCATGGGCGAGCCGCTCTACAATTTGGACAATGTCGCTGAAGCGATCGACACGATCTCGGACGGCGATGGCATCTCGATCGGTCGCCGCCGCATCACGGTATCGACGGCGGGCGTCACGCCGAAGATCAAAGAACTCGGTGAGCGCACCGGCGCGATGCTGGCGATCTCGCTGCACGCGACGAATGACGAGCTGCGCAATCAGCTCGTGCCGCTGAACAAGAAATACAATCTCGAAGAACTCTTCGCCGCGATCCGCTCGTATCCAAGCCTCGGCAACGCCAAGCGCGTGACGTTCGAATACGTGATGCTGAAGGGCGTGAACGATTCACTGCCCGAGGCGAAGGCGCTGGTGAAGCTGCTCGCTGGCGTGCCGGCGAAGATCAATCTGATCCCTTTCAATCCGTGGCCCGGCACGAATTACGAATGCTCGGATTGGGCGACGATCGAAGCGTTCGCCGAAGTGCTGAACCGCGCCGGCTATTCCTCACCGATCCGCACCCCGCGCGGCCGCGATATTCTCGCCGCCTGCGGCCAGTTGCGTAGTGAGAGCATCAAACAACGCGCCAGCGAACGATTGAAGGCCGAAGCAGAAGCCGCGCAATGA
- a CDS encoding DUF805 domain-containing protein has product MNDYSSGDPTAAMAGIMGAMGLVWLAVIVFFIFLYWKIFSKAGFSGWLSLLLLVPIVNFIVIIWFAFADWPALKKAQS; this is encoded by the coding sequence ATGAATGATTATAGCAGCGGCGATCCGACGGCCGCGATGGCCGGCATAATGGGCGCGATGGGCCTGGTCTGGCTCGCCGTCATCGTCTTCTTCATTTTCCTCTATTGGAAAATCTTCTCGAAGGCCGGCTTCTCGGGCTGGCTTTCGCTTCTGCTGCTCGTGCCGATCGTGAACTTCATCGTCATCATCTGGTTCGCGTTCGCGGACTGGCCGGCGCTCAAGAAAGCCCAATCCTAA
- a CDS encoding RNA methyltransferase: MRGYFGIGAEGISKPMNVGALMRTAHAFGASFFFTIDAHPKVREAYNSDTSRSFDHVPYYTWDNLEAMRLPKGCALVGVELTDDAVELPRFQHPQAAAYVLGQERGSLSPELVKRCAHIVQIPTKFCLNVGLAGALVMYDRLLAHGGYPARPIMPGGPPPEMTEALRVKR; the protein is encoded by the coding sequence ATGCGCGGCTATTTCGGGATTGGGGCTGAGGGCATTTCGAAGCCGATGAATGTGGGCGCGCTGATGCGCACGGCGCATGCGTTTGGCGCGAGCTTCTTCTTTACGATCGACGCGCATCCGAAAGTGCGTGAGGCCTACAATAGCGACACGTCACGCAGCTTCGATCACGTGCCCTATTATACGTGGGACAATTTGGAAGCGATGCGGCTGCCGAAAGGCTGCGCGCTGGTTGGCGTTGAGCTGACGGATGACGCCGTGGAGCTGCCGCGGTTTCAGCATCCGCAGGCGGCTGCTTATGTGTTGGGCCAGGAGCGCGGCTCGCTCTCGCCGGAGCTGGTGAAACGCTGCGCCCACATTGTGCAGATCCCGACCAAGTTTTGCTTGAATGTCGGCCTCGCCGGCGCGCTCGTCATGTATGATCGCCTGCTCGCGCATGGCGGCTACCCCGCCCGCCCGATCATGCCAGGCGGGCCTCCGCCAGAGATGACGGAGGCCCTACGCGTGAAGCGTTAG
- a CDS encoding MliC family protein, protein MKKLVLGVALLALAACASTGRAGGPRTDWRCTGGAAFSVRFDGNSAEVFAGGQLYNLPVAQSGSGARYSNGSVEYWEHQGEATLNGAAGGPYTNCRHG, encoded by the coding sequence ATGAAGAAACTTGTTCTGGGCGTTGCGCTGCTTGCGCTCGCGGCCTGCGCCAGCACTGGTCGCGCGGGCGGCCCGCGTACGGATTGGCGTTGCACGGGCGGCGCGGCGTTCTCGGTGCGGTTTGATGGCAATTCGGCGGAAGTGTTCGCAGGCGGGCAACTTTACAATCTGCCCGTCGCGCAATCTGGCTCCGGCGCGCGCTATTCGAACGGCAGCGTCGAATATTGGGAACACCAGGGCGAAGCCACGCTGAACGGCGCGGCTGGCGGGCCCTACACGAATTGCCGCCACGGCTAA
- a CDS encoding isoaspartyl peptidase/L-asparaginase family protein translates to MNGNWAIALHGGAGAIAERAYQQEEEHMAALLDRGAAMLAKGMCALDVVVAMAGALEASGLHVAGKGAAPNAAGVVELDASVMDGATRAAGAVAALRGFISPVRVARGVMENTSHVLLVGDGASAFAGEQSFERVDDPKSYYVPAESGLPGAGTIGAVALDTSGKLAAATSTGGLHGKMPGRVGDTPIIGAGCWADQRAAVSCTGLGEYFMRVNAAADVSARIAYAGQTLESAAAAVIEDVRGLGGYGGLIAVDAAGNVTAPFASQGMKRGLANARGLREVKTFR, encoded by the coding sequence ATGAACGGAAACTGGGCCATCGCGCTACATGGCGGCGCCGGCGCGATCGCAGAACGCGCCTATCAGCAGGAAGAAGAACATATGGCCGCCCTGCTCGATCGGGGCGCGGCCATGCTCGCCAAAGGCATGTGCGCGCTCGACGTGGTCGTGGCGATGGCCGGCGCGCTGGAAGCGAGCGGCTTGCACGTCGCCGGCAAGGGCGCTGCGCCGAACGCGGCCGGTGTCGTGGAGCTTGATGCATCGGTGATGGATGGCGCGACGCGCGCGGCGGGCGCGGTGGCGGCGTTGCGCGGCTTTATCTCGCCCGTGCGCGTGGCGCGCGGGGTGATGGAGAATACATCACACGTGCTGCTGGTCGGCGATGGCGCCTCGGCGTTTGCCGGCGAACAAAGCTTCGAGCGTGTGGACGACCCGAAGAGCTATTACGTTCCGGCTGAGAGCGGCTTGCCGGGCGCTGGCACCATCGGCGCGGTGGCTTTGGATACGAGCGGCAAGCTGGCGGCGGCGACCTCGACGGGCGGCTTGCATGGCAAGATGCCCGGCCGCGTCGGCGATACGCCGATCATTGGCGCCGGCTGCTGGGCCGATCAACGTGCGGCCGTCTCCTGCACCGGGCTTGGCGAATATTTCATGCGCGTGAACGCCGCCGCCGATGTATCAGCGCGTATCGCCTACGCTGGCCAAACGCTGGAAAGCGCTGCGGCGGCTGTGATCGAGGACGTGCGCGGCCTGGGCGGCTATGGCGGATTGATCGCGGTGGACGCGGCCGGCAATGTCACCGCGCCGTTCGCCAGCCAAGGCATGAAGCGCGGGCTCGCCAATGCGCGCGGCTTGCGTGAAGTGAAGACGTTTAGATGA
- a CDS encoding NADPH:quinone oxidoreductase family protein — MKALLSKQVGPPESLELTELPDPVAGPGEVVIAVKAAGTNFPDALIIEDKYQFKPERPFAPGGEIAGIVESVGEGVTRVKVGDRVIGSIGWGGYAEKVKAPADRTSPIPEGMPFDEASAFVLTYGTSYYALKDRGALKAGETVLVLGAAGGVGVAAIELAKAMGAKVVGAVSTEEKAAFAKSVGADETVIYPASGMSKQQGKDLAEAFKKATGGGADIVYDAVGGDYCEPALRAMNWEGRYLVIGFPAGIPTPPLNLTLLKSSSIVGVFWGAAVARDPKGHAANMQELFKLYADGKIKPRISARFPLAEGGKAIRALMDRTATGKLVVTME; from the coding sequence ATGAAAGCGCTGCTGAGCAAACAAGTTGGTCCGCCGGAAAGCCTGGAACTGACCGAGCTGCCCGATCCCGTCGCCGGGCCGGGCGAAGTCGTGATCGCGGTGAAGGCCGCCGGTACGAACTTCCCAGACGCGCTGATCATCGAAGACAAATACCAATTCAAACCCGAGCGCCCGTTTGCGCCGGGTGGCGAGATCGCCGGCATTGTCGAAAGCGTCGGTGAGGGCGTGACGCGCGTAAAAGTCGGCGACCGCGTGATCGGCTCGATCGGCTGGGGCGGTTATGCGGAGAAAGTGAAGGCGCCGGCTGATCGCACCTCGCCAATTCCAGAAGGCATGCCGTTCGATGAAGCGAGCGCCTTCGTGCTCACCTACGGCACCTCGTATTACGCGCTGAAAGATCGCGGCGCACTCAAGGCCGGCGAGACCGTACTTGTGCTCGGCGCCGCGGGCGGTGTCGGCGTCGCGGCAATCGAACTCGCGAAGGCGATGGGCGCGAAAGTCGTCGGCGCGGTATCGACCGAGGAGAAGGCCGCGTTCGCCAAGAGCGTCGGCGCCGACGAGACGGTGATCTATCCGGCCTCCGGCATGTCGAAGCAGCAGGGCAAGGACCTCGCAGAGGCGTTCAAGAAAGCCACCGGCGGCGGCGCCGACATCGTCTATGACGCGGTCGGCGGCGATTATTGCGAGCCGGCTCTGCGCGCGATGAATTGGGAGGGCCGCTATCTCGTGATCGGCTTCCCGGCCGGCATCCCAACGCCGCCGCTCAATCTCACGCTCTTGAAGAGCTCGTCGATCGTTGGCGTGTTCTGGGGGGCTGCGGTTGCGCGTGATCCCAAGGGCCACGCGGCGAACATGCAGGAATTGTTCAAGCTCTATGCCGACGGCAAAATCAAGCCGCGCATCTCGGCGCGTTTCCCTTTGGCCGAAGGCGGCAAAGCCATTCGCGCACTGATGGATCGCACCGCCACGGGCAAGCTCGTGGTGACGATGGAATGA
- a CDS encoding methyltransferase family protein translates to MSAGAAIVAAWLLWLVTWVMAAGWSARTASHHDLGAESPSRVLTLAALVMLIASYYPVGFAVLWTTPAALGWAMFALVAAGLLFTWAARLHLGPLWSSTSAPTEAHRIVDTGPYGIVRHPVYAGLLLAAMATAAERGRIEAIAGALVLIAGVSLRAKLEERFLRRDLGDGAYAAYRRRVPMLLPFTKISPAASER, encoded by the coding sequence ATGAGTGCGGGCGCGGCCATCGTCGCGGCATGGCTCCTGTGGTTGGTCACATGGGTCATGGCCGCGGGATGGAGCGCGCGCACTGCGTCGCATCACGATCTCGGCGCCGAAAGCCCCAGCCGGGTGCTGACGCTCGCCGCGCTCGTGATGCTGATCGCGTCTTATTATCCCGTCGGCTTCGCAGTGTTGTGGACGACGCCCGCCGCTCTGGGCTGGGCGATGTTTGCACTCGTGGCTGCGGGGCTCTTGTTCACATGGGCCGCGCGGCTGCATCTCGGCCCCTTATGGTCGAGCACTTCCGCGCCGACTGAAGCCCATCGCATCGTCGATACCGGCCCTTACGGCATCGTGCGCCATCCCGTGTATGCGGGGCTTCTGCTTGCGGCGATGGCGACAGCGGCGGAACGCGGGCGCATCGAGGCGATCGCGGGTGCGCTCGTGCTGATCGCCGGCGTGTCGCTGCGCGCAAAGTTGGAAGAGCGGTTCTTGCGCCGCGATCTGGGCGACGGTGCATACGCTGCTTACCGCCGTCGCGTGCCGATGCTTTTGCCATTCACAAAAATTTCGCCGGCCGCATCCGAGCGCTGA
- a CDS encoding alpha/beta fold hydrolase, with amino-acid sequence MKRRGFLAGLVMAASMLAACASTPAASDAPSAGFTSERISITTQGEGRDVIFIPGLSSSREVWNTTVAALGDGYRVHMVQVNGFAGAPVGANGDGPVAAPVAEEIARYIREEGLQRPAVIGHSMGGTMGMMLTARHSDLVGKLMVVDMFPFMGAMFGGANATAESVTPMADQIRTIMRLSPQGVVSEQTRQTIDGMVRTEAARPAIIEHARTSNVPTIANAFHELIVTDLRPELGNITQPMTVLYVIPPQAPITPEQYDAYMRISYAGVPQARIVKIEESYHFIMIDQFDRFMGEVRTFLAE; translated from the coding sequence ATGAAACGACGCGGTTTTTTGGCTGGCCTTGTGATGGCCGCTTCCATGCTGGCCGCTTGTGCGAGCACACCAGCCGCGTCAGACGCGCCGTCCGCCGGCTTTACCTCCGAGCGCATCAGCATCACCACACAAGGCGAAGGCCGCGATGTGATCTTCATCCCGGGTCTCAGCTCTTCGCGCGAAGTCTGGAACACGACCGTCGCGGCGTTGGGCGACGGTTATCGCGTGCACATGGTGCAAGTGAACGGCTTTGCCGGCGCACCGGTCGGGGCCAATGGCGATGGCCCGGTGGCGGCGCCCGTTGCCGAAGAGATCGCGCGCTACATTCGCGAAGAAGGCCTGCAGCGTCCGGCCGTGATCGGCCATTCGATGGGCGGCACGATGGGGATGATGCTCACGGCGCGCCATTCCGATCTGGTCGGCAAGCTGATGGTCGTCGACATGTTTCCGTTCATGGGCGCCATGTTCGGCGGCGCGAATGCCACGGCCGAAAGTGTGACGCCGATGGCGGATCAAATCCGCACGATCATGCGCTTGTCGCCGCAAGGCGTGGTGTCGGAGCAAACCCGCCAGACCATCGACGGCATGGTTCGCACCGAAGCCGCACGCCCGGCCATCATCGAACATGCCCGCACCAGCAACGTGCCCACCATCGCCAACGCGTTCCACGAATTGATCGTCACCGATCTGCGCCCAGAGCTTGGCAACATCACACAACCCATGACGGTGCTTTACGTCATCCCGCCGCAAGCGCCGATCACACCCGAGCAATACGATGCGTACATGCGCATCTCATACGCAGGCGTGCCGCAAGCGCGGATCGTGAAGATTGAAGAGAGCTACCATTTCATCATGATCGATCAATTCGATCGCTTCATGGGCGAAGTACGCACCTTCCTCGCCGAGTGA
- a CDS encoding lysoplasmalogenase encodes MGMEFGPAFWGLAALGTAAAIAYGTYFLNRPHGWLRASVKTLFMAAFAGALQVAGAPAPLILAVIASAFGDFFLAFDKKWLLPFGILSFLIAQLLYVLIFGAVWFFSGDNAPLLPRYIAMALVIATAIGFLIWMAPKLGWMALGVVPYALAITLMGVAAMWLPWPGWPAMIGALSFLVSDFVLAAELFRLPPDSPARRVTAPVVWWTYAAAQILIIWGVLRLAQTM; translated from the coding sequence ATGGGTATGGAATTTGGTCCGGCGTTTTGGGGGCTCGCCGCTTTAGGCACGGCCGCGGCGATCGCGTACGGCACATATTTTCTGAACCGACCGCATGGCTGGTTGCGGGCCAGCGTGAAGACGCTGTTCATGGCGGCGTTCGCAGGCGCACTCCAGGTCGCAGGCGCGCCGGCGCCTTTGATCTTGGCGGTGATCGCGTCGGCGTTCGGCGATTTCTTCCTGGCGTTCGACAAGAAATGGCTGCTGCCGTTCGGCATCCTCTCCTTCCTGATCGCGCAATTGCTTTACGTGCTGATCTTCGGCGCGGTGTGGTTCTTCTCGGGCGACAATGCCCCCCTGCTGCCGCGCTACATTGCGATGGCTCTCGTGATCGCGACAGCGATTGGGTTCTTGATCTGGATGGCGCCGAAGCTGGGCTGGATGGCGCTGGGCGTCGTGCCCTATGCCCTGGCGATCACTTTGATGGGCGTCGCGGCCATGTGGTTGCCTTGGCCGGGTTGGCCCGCGATGATCGGCGCGCTGAGCTTCCTGGTGAGCGACTTTGTGCTCGCGGCGGAGCTTTTCCGCTTGCCGCCAGATTCACCGGCGCGACGTGTCACCGCGCCGGTGGTGTGGTGGACCTACGCCGCTGCGCAAATCCTGATCATCTGGGGCGTGCTGCGCCTGGCGCAGACGATGTGA
- a CDS encoding HU family DNA-binding protein has translation MAKKVVKKAAKKAPAKKAPAKKAKKAAAPAPKAVKVTATAGKTVTASALLQTVADHLGVKKSEAKALTEGYLDVVKAYVMKGAKVKIGDIGMIMIRARKARMGRNPQTGEPVKIKASKKLAFRQSAVMKAAVAR, from the coding sequence ATGGCGAAGAAAGTTGTGAAGAAGGCCGCGAAGAAGGCGCCTGCGAAGAAGGCCCCGGCCAAGAAGGCGAAGAAGGCCGCTGCGCCGGCGCCGAAGGCCGTGAAGGTCACCGCGACGGCCGGCAAGACGGTCACCGCGTCGGCCCTGTTGCAAACGGTCGCCGACCACCTCGGCGTGAAGAAGTCGGAAGCCAAGGCGCTGACCGAAGGCTACCTCGACGTCGTGAAGGCCTACGTCATGAAGGGCGCCAAGGTTAAGATCGGCGACATCGGCATGATCATGATCCGCGCCCGCAAGGCCCGCATGGGCCGCAACCCGCAAACGGGTGAGCCGGTGAAGATCAAGGCGTCGAAGAAGCTGGCGTTCCGCCAGTCGGCCGTGATGAAGGCCGCTGTCGCCCGCTAA
- a CDS encoding HAD hydrolase-like protein, protein MRYQLFIFDFDGTLADSGPWMFEAMNKVAARFGLRQLSRERIEELRGKDNRTIMREVGVSLWRLPQIATYVRRLADEAPPPPLFDGVPEMLRTLHDAGAKLAIVSSNSEITIRRALGAENAALISRFACNASMFGKASKFREALKRTGVSAAHAITIGDETRDIEASRKAKIACGAVAWGYATPALLRAHAPDHLFDTPAEIAALV, encoded by the coding sequence ATGCGCTATCAGCTCTTCATCTTCGATTTCGACGGCACTCTGGCCGACAGCGGGCCTTGGATGTTCGAGGCGATGAACAAGGTGGCGGCGCGGTTTGGATTGCGCCAGCTCAGCCGCGAACGGATCGAGGAGTTACGCGGTAAGGACAATCGCACGATCATGCGCGAGGTCGGCGTGAGCTTGTGGCGGCTGCCACAGATCGCGACCTATGTACGCCGACTGGCTGACGAGGCGCCACCGCCGCCCCTGTTCGACGGCGTGCCCGAGATGTTGCGGACGCTGCATGACGCGGGCGCCAAGCTGGCGATCGTGAGTTCCAATTCTGAAATAACGATCCGACGCGCCTTAGGCGCGGAGAACGCGGCATTGATCTCGCGCTTTGCCTGCAATGCGTCGATGTTCGGCAAGGCTTCGAAGTTTCGCGAAGCGCTCAAGCGGACTGGCGTGAGCGCCGCGCACGCCATAACGATTGGCGATGAGACGCGCGATATCGAGGCGTCGCGAAAGGCCAAGATCGCCTGCGGCGCGGTCGCTTGGGGCTATGCGACGCCGGCTCTCCTGCGCGCGCATGCGCCAGATCACCTATTCGACACGCCCGCAGAAATTGCCGCACTCGTCTAG
- a CDS encoding DMT family transporter, whose protein sequence is MNTQTLAFYAALSIVAGVLIPIMAALSGAMGRTFDNPQVAALIVVGGAFAMVAAFTIATGGAAFDWRLLKSATPLQLVAGFGMAFYLLSVTFLAPRFGVGNAVMLVVAGQIASSAMIDHFGLFGAPHKPIDLMRAAGLAIMVVGVVIAQMAANRPAVN, encoded by the coding sequence ATGAATACGCAAACGCTCGCCTTCTACGCCGCACTTTCCATCGTCGCGGGCGTGCTGATCCCGATCATGGCGGCGTTGAGCGGCGCAATGGGGCGGACGTTCGACAATCCGCAAGTCGCTGCGCTGATCGTTGTCGGCGGCGCGTTTGCGATGGTGGCGGCGTTCACGATCGCTACGGGTGGCGCGGCGTTCGATTGGCGCTTGCTGAAGAGCGCGACGCCGCTGCAACTCGTCGCCGGCTTTGGCATGGCGTTTTATTTGCTCTCGGTCACTTTCCTCGCGCCGCGCTTTGGCGTCGGCAATGCAGTGATGCTGGTGGTGGCTGGCCAGATCGCCTCCTCCGCCATGATCGACCATTTCGGCCTGTTCGGCGCGCCGCATAAGCCGATCGATCTGATGCGCGCAGCGGGCTTGGCGATCATGGTCGTCGGCGTCGTCATCGCGCAGATGGCCGCGAACCGGCCGGCTGTGAATTAG
- a CDS encoding 5'-nucleosidase produces the protein MNPRPLIAMALAVESEGLIEAAGFDVVYTGLGKINAAYGLMKALTDAKVREVTYPYVLNLGSAGSHEFARGVLVEADRFAQRDMDVTGLGFALGATPFEDVPATLEMRRRFPHLASATCGAGDSFLQGQSPIPCGLVDMEAYAYAKVCALEGIAFACVKFVTDGADDASHQDWQKHVTDAPHAFAPLLKDYCAT, from the coding sequence ATGAACCCGCGCCCGCTGATCGCGATGGCGCTCGCGGTTGAAAGCGAAGGATTGATCGAAGCCGCCGGCTTTGACGTCGTTTACACCGGGCTCGGCAAGATCAACGCCGCCTACGGCCTGATGAAAGCGCTGACGGACGCAAAGGTGCGCGAGGTAACTTATCCCTACGTGCTCAATCTCGGCTCTGCTGGAAGCCATGAATTCGCACGCGGCGTGTTGGTGGAAGCTGATCGCTTCGCACAGCGTGATATGGACGTGACGGGGCTTGGCTTTGCGCTAGGCGCGACGCCGTTTGAAGACGTGCCCGCGACGCTCGAAATGCGGCGACGCTTCCCTCATTTGGCGAGCGCAACATGCGGCGCCGGCGATTCATTCCTGCAGGGGCAATCGCCCATTCCGTGCGGGCTGGTCGATATGGAAGCTTACGCCTACGCGAAGGTCTGCGCGCTTGAGGGCATAGCGTTCGCGTGTGTGAAATTCGTCACCGATGGCGCCGATGACGCCTCTCACCAAGATTGGCAAAAGCACGTGACGGACGCGCCGCACGCGTTCGCGCCGCTGCTCAAGGATTATTGCGCAACATGA
- a CDS encoding tautomerase family protein, with product MPYVNIKITKTGATAEQKAELIKGATELLQRVLNKNPATTVVVIDEVETDNWGVGGETVTARNAKASR from the coding sequence ATGCCTTACGTCAACATAAAGATCACCAAGACTGGCGCGACGGCCGAGCAAAAGGCCGAGCTGATCAAGGGCGCGACAGAATTGCTGCAGCGCGTGCTCAACAAGAACCCCGCCACCACTGTCGTCGTGATCGATGAAGTCGAGACCGACAATTGGGGCGTGGGTGGCGAAACGGTCACCGCACGCAATGCTAAAGCGTCGCGATGA
- a CDS encoding aldo/keto reductase gives MKYVNLGKSGLKVSRICLGTMAYADGAGGGHPWALNEEASQPFYKLAFEAGINFFDTANVYSFGTSEEFLGRAVKKYAKREEVVIATKVHGEMRPGDPNGKGLSRKAIFTEIDHSLRRLGTDYIDLYQIHRLDPETPIEETLEALNDVVKAGKARYIGASSMFAWQFMQALALQSANGWARFISMQNHVNLLYREEEREMLPLCIDQGIGVIPWSPLARGRLTRPYGDTTERSETDKFGTFLYRKTVESDKQVIDRVGEIAEARGLRRAQIALAWLLAKPGITAPIVGATKPAQLEDSIAALDVTLSAEEIKRLEEPYVPHEISGHT, from the coding sequence ATGAAATACGTCAATCTCGGCAAGAGTGGCCTCAAAGTTTCGCGCATCTGCCTCGGTACGATGGCGTACGCGGACGGCGCGGGCGGCGGGCATCCCTGGGCGCTGAACGAAGAGGCGTCGCAGCCCTTCTACAAGCTCGCCTTTGAAGCCGGCATCAATTTCTTCGACACCGCCAACGTCTATTCATTCGGTACGAGTGAGGAATTTCTCGGCCGCGCCGTGAAGAAATACGCCAAGCGCGAAGAAGTGGTGATCGCCACGAAAGTGCATGGCGAGATGCGTCCCGGCGATCCGAACGGCAAAGGCCTGTCGCGCAAAGCCATCTTCACCGAGATCGATCACAGCCTACGCCGCCTCGGCACAGATTATATCGACCTCTACCAAATTCATCGCCTCGATCCCGAAACGCCGATCGAGGAGACGCTGGAAGCGTTGAACGATGTCGTGAAGGCCGGCAAAGCGCGCTATATCGGCGCCTCCTCCATGTTCGCTTGGCAATTCATGCAAGCGCTGGCGCTGCAAAGCGCCAATGGTTGGGCGCGCTTCATCTCGATGCAGAACCACGTGAACCTGCTCTATCGCGAAGAAGAGCGCGAAATGCTGCCGCTCTGCATCGACCAAGGCATTGGCGTCATCCCGTGGTCGCCGCTCGCGCGTGGGCGGCTGACACGTCCTTACGGCGACACGACCGAACGCAGCGAGACCGACAAGTTCGGTACGTTCCTTTATCGCAAGACGGTCGAGAGCGATAAACAAGTGATCGATCGCGTTGGTGAGATTGCCGAAGCACGCGGCCTGCGGCGCGCGCAAATCGCGCTCGCGTGGTTGTTGGCGAAGCCGGGAATCACCGCGCCGATCGTCGGCGCAACGAAGCCTGCGCAATTAGAAGATTCGATCGCCGCTCTCGACGTCACGCTCAGCGCCGAAGAGATTAAGCGGCTCGAAGAGCCCTACGTGCCGCACGAAATTTCCGGTCACACCTGA